In Aspergillus fumigatus Af293 chromosome 2, whole genome shotgun sequence, a genomic segment contains:
- a CDS encoding glutamate dehydrogenase (NAD(+)), translating to MASPSSTPPHSDAHVNGNVLPTASVPKLYGSGDGAQSGAGTPIGFQRYPHNKILDNVAGSNVRHPSPQPTHLGIPGSPLHRVLSEEDPGYIAAKFEGKQKQMEQVMDQLEEKGFFPSDFVVSETTWFYNMLGIDDTYFQTETVDSIVTQILSLYAAKVAAYARDDKKLEIRLDKEAEDHAVYIDTSKPGISSVDGPRYEQRIDAKYINNSTPENSYRVETFRSPTPLPGDSEQQLRCYFVYKCQFAHPNPSPTETDIEIIGEKRFLQKATANTKAIYQEIISNAVNRAGPVIEMFEIEGSREKRLVIAYRQGSAMGLFSALSDLYHYYRLTSSRKYLENFSNGITVISLYLRPLKNAEISAKYPPIEAAIHQIIKETSLLYCIPQNRFQHHFAVGRLSLQETIYAHCAWVFVQQFLNRLGSEYTSLAAVLDANNSVHQELLSKIKKRLRTETFTADYIFEIINKYPELIHKLYLDFANTHYVQTRASEDDFLPTLSYLRLQVDEVLDGTRLKQLISSTVANEHDEMVMSAFRVFNTSILKTNFFTPTKVALSFRLNPDFLPEHEYPQRLYGMFLVISSEFRGFHLRFRDIARGGIRIVKSRNKEAYSINARSLFDENYNLANTQQRKNKDIPEGGAKGVILLDVNHQDKARVAFEKYIDSILDLLLPPASPGIKDPIVDLHGKDEILFMGPDENTAELVDWATEHARNRGAPWWKSFFTGKSPRLGGIPHDTYGMTTLSVRQYVLGIYRKLGIDPSNIRKLQTGGPDGDLGSNEILLANEKYTAIVDGSGVIVDPHGLDHQELIRLAKKRVTISEFDLSKLSPEGYRVLVDESDVKLPSGEVVRNGMLFRNTFHLRSDQHYDIFVPCGGRPESIDLSTVGKLIQNGKSVIPYIVEGANLFITQDSKLRLERAGCILFKDASANKGGVTSSSLEVLASLSFDDKEFAENMCIREDGTVPQFYSDYVKQVQEIIKSNATLEFEAIWREHEQTGILRSVLSDRLSVAITQLDEELQKTNLWDNVELRRSVLSDALPKLLLDKIGLDTILQRVPENYLRAIFGSYLASRFVYKYGSSPSQFSFFDFMTQRLAAVKLS from the exons ATGGCTTCCCCCTCTTCCACCCCCCCGCATTCAGATGCCCATGTCAATGGCAACGTTCTTCCCACAGCATCAGTTCCCAAGCTCTACGGTAGCGGCGATGGCGCTCAGTCTGGTGCTGGCACTCCCATTGGCTTTCAAAGGTACCCACACAACAAGATCCTCGACAATGTAGCCGGATCGAATGTACgccatccatctcctcaacctACTCATCTGGGAATTCCCGGTAGTCCCCTACATCGGGTCCTCTCTGAGGAAGATCCCGGCTACATTGCTGCCAAGTTCGAGGgcaagcagaagcagatggaACAAG TCATGGACCAATTAGAAGAGAAGGGCTTCTTCCCAAGTGATTTCGTTGTTTCCGAGACCACCTGGTTCTACAACATGCTTGGAATCGACGACACCTACTTCCAGACCGAAACAGTCGACTCTATTGTCACCCAGATTCTGTCTCTTTATGCCGCGAAAGTGGCAGCTTATGCGCGggatgacaagaagcttgaAATCAGACTGGACAAGGAAGCGGAAGACCATGCTGTCTACATTGATACCAGCAAACCTGGCATTTCGTCCGTCGATGGGCCCCGTTACGAACAAAGAATTGACGCCAAGTATATCAACAACTCGACTCCCGAAAACAGCTACAGAGTTGAGACTTTCCGTTCGCCAACTCCTCTTCCTGGAGACAGCGAGCAGCAGCTCCGTTGTTACTTCGTTTACAAGTGCCAATTCGCCCACCCTAATCCCAGTCCTACGGAGACCGACATCGAGATCATTGGCGAGAAGAGATTCTTGCAGAAGGCAACCGCCAACACCAAAGCCATCTACCAGgagatcatcagcaatgCGGTGAACCGGGCCGGCCCTGTCATTGAGATGTTCGAAATTGAAGGCAGTCGCGAGAAGAGACTGGTTATCGCCTATCGCCAGGGCTCTGCTATGGGTCTGTTCAGCGCGCTCTCCGACTTGTACCACTACTACCGCTTGACCAGCTCTAGGAAGTACCTTGAAAACTTCTCCAACGGCATTACAGTCATCTCTCTCTACCTGCGCCCACTGAAGAATGCAGAGATCTCCGCCAAGTACCCTCCAATTGAGGCAGCCATTCACcagatcatcaaggagaccTCTCTTCTTTACTGCATTCCTCAGAATCGCTTCCAGCACCACTTCGCCGTTGGTCGCCTGAGCTTGCAGGAGACTATCTACGCTCATTGCGCGTGGGTGTTCGTGCAGCAGTTCTTGAACCGTCTCGGCTCGGAATACACCTCATTGGCTGCTGTGCTTGACGCCAACAACAGCGTCCATCAAGAGTTGCTGTcgaagatcaagaagcgACTGCGTACGGAAACCTTCACGGCCGACTACATCTTCGAAATCATCAACAAGTACCCGGAACTGATCCACAAGCTCTACCTGGATTTTGCCAACACCCATTACGTGCAGACTCGCGCCTCGGAGGATGACTTCCTGCCAACGCTCAGCTACCTGCGCTTGCAGGTCGACGAAGTCCTGGACGGCACTAGACTGAAGCAGCTCATTTCCAGCACCGTTGCTAACGAGCACGACGAAATGGTCATGAGCGCTTTCCGGGTATTCAACACCTCCATTCTAAAGACCAACTTCTTCACGCCGACGAAGGTGGCTCTCAGCTTCCGACTGAATCCTGATTTCCTGCCCGAACATGAGTACCCACAGCGTCTGTACGGCATGTTCCTTGTTATCAGCTCCGAGTTCCGCGGATTCCACCTGCGTTTCCGCGACATTGCTCGAGGTGGTATCCGTATCGTCAAGAGTCGTAATAAGGAAGCTTACAGTATTAATGCGCGCTCCCTGTTCGATGAAAACTACAATTTGGCAAACACGCAGCAGCGCAAGAACAAGGATATTCCGGAAGGAGGTGCTAAGGGTGTCATTCTGCTGGATGTTAACCACCAGGACAAGGCTCGTGTTGCCTTTGAAAAGTACATCGACAGCATTCTGGATCTCCTGTTGCCGCCAGCCAGCCCGGGTATCAAGGACCCGATCGTTGATTTACAtggcaaggatgagattctgTTCATGGGCCCCGACGAGAACACGGCTGAGTTGGTCGATTGGGCCACAGAACATGCGCGCAACCGTGGTGCTCCGTGGTGGAAATCCTTCTTCACGGGCAAGAGCCCCAGGCTAGGTGGTATTCCTCACGATACCTACGGTATGACTACCCTTTCAGTGCGCCAGTATGTACTAGGCATCTACCGCAAACTGGGCATCGATCCCTCCAACATTCGCAAACTTCAGACTGGCGGTCCCGACGGTGACTTGGGATCCAACGAAATTCTGCTTGCCAACGAAAAGTACACCgccattgttgatggttCCGGTGTGATTGTCGACCCTCACGGTCTGGATCACCAGGAGCTTATCCGACTGGCTAAGAAGCGAGTCACCATCTCCGAATTTGATCTGTCAAAATTGTCTCCCGAGGGCTACCGCGTCCTGGTGGATGAGAGCGACGTCAAGCTTCCCAGCGGCGAGGTCGTGCGCAATGGAATGCTGTTCCGCAACACCTTCCACTTGCGCTCCGACCAGCATTACGACATATTTGTGCCTTGCGGTGGACGGCCCGAGTCCATCGACCTGTCCACTGTTGGAAAGCTTATTCAGAATGGCAAGTCTGTCATTCCGTACATCGTCGAGGGAGCCAATCTGTTCATCACCCAGGACAGCAAGTTGCGCCTTGAACGCGCCGGATGCATCCTGTTCAAGGATGCCTCAGCTAACAAGGGTGGCGTGACATCGTCATCGCTGGAAGTTCTGGCCTCGCTCTCGTTTGACGACAAGGAGTTTGCCGAGAACATGTGCATCCGAGAAGACGGCACCGTACCACAGTTCTACAGCGACTACGTCAAGCAAGTgcaggagatcatcaagTCCAACGCCACACTGGAATTTGAGGCGATCTGGCGCGAGCATGAGCAGACTGGCATTTTGCGCAGCGTGTTGAGTGATCGACTCAGTGTTGCCATTACACAGCTGGATGAGGAATTGCAAAAGACGAACCTGTGGGATAATGTAGAGCTCCGCCGCTCTGTCTTGAGCGATGCCCTTCCCAAGCTTCTCCTGGACAAGATTGGTCTGGACACCATCCTTCAACGG GTTCCGGAGAACTATCTGCGCGCTATCTTCGGCAGTTACCTTGCGAGCCGATTCGTATACAAGTACGGAAGCAGTCCTAGTCAGTTCTCATTCTTTGACTT CATGACCCAGCGGCTTGCCGCAGTTAAGCTCTCGTAA
- a CDS encoding putative alkaline lipase, with protein sequence MDSSTFANSQRAAELSSEANTGCVASAFDVTITKQIYNLGYIGYSMAKKSIAVVMRGSTTATDILNDVDTIQVTTTLAGVSLPSSVTIMNGVYRSWAAVTTKSSPMTLAWWSPDARRCLVSLWRRSSQLRRSEAMRSRHFQLATRHLPTLALRRTGTRIRGNNANDGVPNMYVTTPYNFAHYGIYFGHYKCSGERDPQGVESRFISSDVALYRALCRFTAEVFAGWKNEDRVHGCEEQEGVFRFDLI encoded by the exons ATGGATTCATCCACTTTCGCAAACTCGCAGCGAGCGGCCGAGCTCTCCTCTGAGGCCAATACAGGCTGCGTGGCTTCTGCTTTCGATGTCACCATCACCAAACAGATCTATAATTTG GGTTATATCGGCTATTcgatggcgaagaagtcCATCGCAGTCGTCATGAGAGGATCGACCACGGCCACGGATATCCTCAACGACGTCGACACCATCCAGGTCACCACGACCCTGGCTGGCGTTAGCTTGCCCTCCAGCGTCACCATCATGAACGGCGTGTACAGATCCTGGGCCGCCGTCACGACGAAGTCATCGCCGAT GACACTCGCTTGGTGGAGCCCTGACGCACGTAGATGTCTTGTATCGCTTTGGCGCAGAAGTTCCCAACTACGTCGCTCAGAAGCCATGCGCTCGCGGCATTTCCAATTGGCAACCAGGCATTTGCCGACTTTGGCACTACGCAGAACGGGAACGCGGATTCGGGGAAACAATGCGAATGATGGTGTTCCT AATATGTATGTCACGACGCCGTATAACTTTGCTCATTATGGAATT TACTTTGGCCACTACAAATGCTCTGGCGAGAGGGATCCGCAGGGTGTGGAGTCTAGATTCATCTCAAGCGATGTTGCGCTGTACAGAGCGCTTTGTCGCTTCACGGCGGAGGTATTCGCTGGCTGGAAGAATGAAGATAGGGTACATGGTTGTGAGGAGCAAGAGGGCGTGTTTCGCTTTGATCTGATCTGA
- a CDS encoding mitochondrial 37S ribosomal protein bS18m: MVFNILSPLPFRSSGLSLGSFSTCRWSSTLPSKTAHQRPAALFQNRVFQRRRLPNRQKFLEDQKAQGESRALEKFQTRDWKAGDIYAPHDLSPAEMKKWRKRQGPAADAFDALNLNPLDLYKNFSIMSEYMTAMGRIKHRSATGLRPVNQRKIAKAIRRAIGIGLMPSVHRHPEILAAEAKARMEGTPIY, translated from the exons ATGGTTTTCAACATCCTTTCTCCATTGCCTTTTCGCTCATCAGGCCTAAGTCTTGGTTCCTTCTCGACCTGCCGATGGAGTTCAACTCTGCCCAGCAAGACAGCCCATCAACGTCCTGCTGCCCTGTTTCAAA ACAGAGTGTTCCAGCGCCGTCGCCTACCAAACCGCCAAAAATTCCTCGAGGACCAGAAGGCCCAAGGCGAAAGTAGGGCCCTAGAGAAGTTTCAGACTCGTGATTGGAAAGCAGGTGATATCTACGCTCCCCATGATCTCAGTCCGGCAGAAATGAAGAAGTGGAGAAAGCGCCAGGGCCCGGCAGCAGATGCCTTTGACGCTTTGAACTTGAATCCGCTTGATCTTTACAAG AACTTTTCTATAATGTCCGAATACATGACCGCAATGGGCCGCATAAAGCATAGAAGCGCAACCGGCCTACGACCCGTCAACCAGCGAAAGATTGCAAAGGCTATTCGGAGAGCAATCGGAATCGGCCTCATGCCAAGTGTCCACAGACATCCCGAGATTCTGGCAGCGGAAGCGAAAGCGAGGATGGAGGGAACCCCCATCTACTAG
- a CDS encoding WD40 repeat domain-containing protein, translating into MPITNESIWAASPSTTRGQPTQLSSDAKGERLAYASGKSIFLRSIDNPSIARQYTEHKAQTTVARFSPSGFYVASGDATGLVRVWDCVGEGTTKGEYSIVNGRINDLAWDGDSQRIIAVGDGKQRYGHCITWDSGNTVGEIYGHTQQINSVSIRQQRPLRAAAAGDDKNLVFYHGAPFKFNTGIRDKHTNYIYGVGFSPDGSTLVSVGADRKIWLYDGKTGEPKGQIGEGEHKGSIFSVSWSKDSKKFVTASADRTVKIWDAEAGKVCQSWTLGEEGSSNVRDQQVGVVWPSGRSDNLLISLSLSGDLNYLVEGTPEPRQVIQGHQKSITSLTQSRSEAKAETLWTGSFDGRVCSWDVSTGAAEEADGDCHSAYVAGLASTPEGTGRIYSVAWDDTLRSVDVGARTYTGSNSKLSGQPKSVAAGDSTVLVGTSEGVEIYKDGKKTGDFKPKSTVTAVAARGNVAAVGGEDSTVQICEISNSSLSPKTDIKASRNPVSALAFSPDGSLLAIGDSRGRVLVYQVADGRLVTDRWTAHTARITSIAWNESGTLLASGSLDTNLFVWSLANQGDWLQVSNAHKEGVNGVAWLADGSRIASVGADAAVKIWKVEGLE; encoded by the exons ATGCCCATTACCAATG AATCCATCTGGGCCGCGAGCCCCTCCACCACGAGGGGTCAGCCCACCCAGTTATCCTCGGATGCGAAAGGAGAACGTCTGGCTTATGCG TCCGGTAAATCGATCTTCTTGCGTTCGATCGATAATCCCTCTATCGCTAGGCAGTATACCGAACACAAGGCACAAACGACAGTTGCTCGCTTCTCGCCTTCTGGCTTTTACGTTGCCAGTGGTGACGCTACTGGTCTAGTAAGAGTTTGGGATTGCGTCGGTGAAGGAACCACAAAGGGTGAATACAGCATTGTTAACGGTCGCATCAATGATCTCGCCTGGGACGGTGACTCTCAGCGCATCATCGCTGTTGGTGATGGAAAGCAGAGATATGGCCACTGTATCACTTGGGACAGTGGCAACACTGTTGGTGAGATCTACGGACATACACAGCAAATCAATTCCGTTTCCATCAGGCAACAGAGACCGCTGCGAGCGGCTGCCGCTGGAGACGACAAGAATCTAGTCTTCTACCACGGAGCGCCGTTTAAGTTCAATACAGGTATCAGGGACAAGCACACGAATTACATATACGGAGTTGGATTCAGCCCCGATGGCTCGACATTGGTTAGCGTTGGTGCCGATCGAAAGATCTGGCTCTACGACGGGAAGACTGGCGAACCTAAAGGTCAgattggagaaggagagcatAAAGGAAGTATCTTCAGTGTGTCATGGTCGAAGGACTCGAAGAAGTTTGTCACCGCAAGCGCTGATCGAACCGTAAAAATCTGGGATGCGGAGGCAGGCAAGGTCTGTCAGAGCTGGACTttgggagaggagggaagcTCCAACGTCCGCGACCAGCAAGTGGGTGTGGTTTGGCCTTCCGGCAGAAGCGACAATCTGCTTATTAGTCTATCACTCAGCGGTGATTTGAACTACCTTGTCGAAGGGACGCCTGAGCCTAGACAAGTAATTCAAGGTCATCAGAAGAGCATAACATCCTTGACTCAATCCCGCTCCGAGGCTAAGGCCGAGACACTGTGGACCGGCAGCTTTGATGGAAGGGTGTGCAGCTGGGACGTATCCACTGGAGCTGCTGAGGAGGCGGACGGGGACTGCCATTCGGCATATGTCGCAGGTCTCGCGTCGACACCGGAAGGAACTGGCAGGATCTACAGTGTGGCTTGGGATGATACGTTACGGTCGGTCGATGTTGGCGCCAGAACATATACTGGAAGTAACTCCAAGCTCTCTGGACAGCCCAAGAGTGTCGCCGCCGGTGACTCGACAGTTTTGGTGGGTACATCCGAAGGCGTTGAGATCTAtaaagatggaaagaagacCGGCGATTTCAAACCAAAATCCACAGTTACTGCTGTCGCGGCTCGTGGCAATGTCGCGGCGGTTGGAGGCGAAGATTCAACCGTGCAGATCTGCGAGATATCCAACTCGAGTCTGTCTCCAAAGACAGATATTAAAGCCTCTCGGAACCCAGTGTCTGCTCTGGCATTTTCGCCCGATGGGTCTCTGCTGGCCATTGGTGACTCGCGCGGCCGCGTACTCGTGTACCAGGTGGCCGACGGCAGACTGGTCACTGACCGTTGGACGGCACACACAGCAAGAATTACTTCTATTGCCTGGAATGAAAGTGGCACGCTCCTAGCAAGCGGTTCTTTGGATACGAACCTCTTTGTGTGGAGTTTAGCCAACCAAGGAGATTGGTTGCAAGTGTCCAACGCTCACAAAGAGGGTGTCAATGGTGTTGCCTGGCTTGCAGACGGGTCTAGGATTGCCTCTGTTGGCGCTGATGCCGCAGTCAAGATTTGGAAGGTAGAAGGGTTGGAATAG
- a CDS encoding FUSC family protein, with protein MQLRQATFVLPKTGQRLRGLVNLRSSHIATSNDDEERRGLLSGEVSTNRQDVLSPVWSRFSDVWHWTRDFVTSEPGIGVLKCSLAYLLGSLATFIPVVAAFLGHQDGKHVVATVTVYFHPARTQGSMYKALICALLAFLYAAFISLTSMCVSMFFQDTLGMRAVGHAVVLTVFCGGGLGFIGWTKQRFGDPLVNVACSLASLASITVLTKEGAVQSGDLSFTKVVQVLKMVIMGVTATMAVSFSIFPVSARKKLRSNLAIVTETLAIMLVLITDSFLSGSEEELQTTEFLNAAESHKKAYAQLDKLVREAKLEHYVAGTEKEYRLEKNLVRWVQDITHNMGGLRSAASLQFQLLKQAKLAEPQSCRDRKHAPNSTDHLPSPTQLPSHGHNTLLESIDDIPEQRLGGEEEAAAEDDHRDSGDHSDPNPARDEGFSAEHTLQPEDLFALFISHLGPSMRSLAFTLKEIFKEIPFTPAPDYKVSVNSRFHVSLDRALDLYQESREKALKVIYRQKELLQIQTPEVEADLEEVSASCGHFSFSLLEFGEQLKDLLRILDELQLEAEERPNGRSWSWLKVWRWRTAQTQNTKPLDSEQPLLGPTVGEGVTPVASISPFGLEGRQTPPTKRPEKPPAKERLSYRIWKSLGVFRREDTKFAIKVGTGAALYALPAFLEPTRPFYSHWRGEWGLLSYMLVCSMTIGASNTTGYSRFLGTCLGAICAITAWYVTDGNVFGLAILGLVMATWTSYIIVVMGKGPMGRFIMLTYNLSVLYAYSLTQREGSDDQDEGGDSPIITDITLHRVAAVLSGCIWGIIITRVIWPISARKELKNGLSLLWLRMSLIWKRYPLSLLAKRESSTGFMTPREKLEIERFLSRLEALQAAARAEFELKGPFPDAAYSNILRRTRSMVDAFHAMNLEMIKNVPVSEGELALLSYTAQEREHLSARISHLLSVMASSMKLEYPLMDVLPNIEHARDRLLARIFHYRKHPQASQLTTDEDYALLYAYILVTGQLSTEIVEIMEEIGRLFGVLNEDVVKLVY; from the exons ATGCAGCTTCGACAAGCGACGTTTGTTCTACCAAAGACTGGTCAACGTTTAAGAGGGCTTGTCAATCTCCGGAGCTCACATATTGCAAccagcaatgatgatgaggagcgACGAGGCCTTCTCTCGGGGGAGGTCTCCACGAACCGTCAAGACGTTCTATCGCCAGTCTGGAGTCGATTTTCGGATGTATGGCACTGGACGCGTGATTTTGTCACCTCCGAGCCCGGAATAGGGGTTTTGAAGTGCAGTCTGGCCTACCTACTCGGGTCTCTTGCTACTTTTATTCCCGTGGTTGCGGCTTTCCTGGGCCATCAAGATGGCAAGCATGTGGTGGCTACTGTCACAGTATATTTCCATCCAGCGCGGACACAAGGCAGCATGTATAAGGCGCTGATTTGCGCTCTCTTGGCCTTCCTATATGCAGCCTTCATTTCTCTAACGAGCATGTGTGTTAGCATGTTCTTCCAGGATACGCTGGGTATGCGCGCGGTTGGCCATGCCGTTGTCCTGACAGTGTTCTGCGGAGGTGGCTTGGGTTTCATAGGATGGACGAAGCAAAGATTCGGCGATCCGCTTGTGAATGTAGCCTGTTCTCTTGCTTCGCTTGCGTCGATCACCGTGTTGACCAAAGAAGGTGCGGTACAAAGCGGAGATTTGTCCTTCACTAAGGTCGTCCAAGTCTTGAAGATGGTCATCATGGGTGTCACCGCTACCATGGCCGTGTCATTCTCGATATTCCCAGTCTCCGCGCGGAAAAAGCTACGCTCGAACCTCGCTATTGTGACGGAGACTCTGGCAATCATGCTGGTCCTCATTACAGACAGCTTTCTGAGTGGCTCTGAGGAGGAACTCCAGACGACCGAGTTCCTCAATGCAGCTGAGAGCCACAAAAAGGCATATGCCCAGCTCGATAAGCTTGTCCGAGAGGCAAAGCTCGAGCACTACGTCGCGGGGACAGAGAAGGAATACAGGCTAGAAAAGAACTTAGTCCGATGGGTCCAAGATATCACACACAATATGGGGGGACTTCGCAGCGCTGCTTCGCTGCAATTTCAACTTCTGAAGCAAGCGAAGCTGGCTGAACCACAATCTTGCCGCGATAGAAAGCATGCGCCCAATAGCACTGACCATTTACCATCACCAACTCAGTTACCCTCGCACGGGCACAATACACTTCTCGAATCAATTGACGACATACCTGAACAACgacttggaggagaagaagaggctgcaGCTGAAGATGATCATCGAGACAGTGGAGACCACTCTGATCCTAATCCGGCCCGAGACGAAGGATTTTCTGCCGAGCATACCCTTCAACCCGAAGACTTGTTTGCGCTATTCATCAGTCACTTAGGGCCTTCCATG CGGTCCCTTGCTTTCACTTTAAAAGAAATTTTCAAAGAGATCCCTTTTACGCCGGCGCCTGACTATAAAGTCTCTGTCAACAGTAGGTTCCATGTTAGTCTTGATCGCGCGCTGGACCTTTATCAAGAATCGCGAGAGAAAGCTCTGAAGGTTATCTATAGGCAGAAGGAGCTTTTACAGATCCAAACGCCGGAGGTAGAAGCGGATCTCGAGGAAGTTTCTGCCAGCTGCGGTCATTTCAGTTTCTCACTGCTAGAATTTGGCGAACAGCTGAAAGACCTGCTGCGTATCTTAGACGAACTACAACTCGAAGCAGAGGAGAGACCTAATGGGAGATCATGGAGCTGGTTGAAAGTATGGCGGTGGAGAACAGCTCAAACCCAGAACACGAAGCCGCTCGATTCTG AACAACCGCTACTTGGGCCAACGGTAGGCGAAGGCGTGACTCCTGTGGCTTCTATCAGTCCCTTTGGGCTGGAAGGTAGACAGACACCTCCAACAAAACGCCCGGAAAAACCGCCCGCGAAGGAGCGCCTCAGTTATCGGATCTGGAAATCGCTTGGAGTTTTCCGACGTGAAGATACAAAGTTCGCGATCAAGGTCGGCACAGGAGCAGCCCTGTACGCTTTGCCGGCCTTCCTTGAACCCACACGGCCTTTTTATTCTCACTGGAGAGGTGAGTGGGGCTTGTTATCCTATATGTTGGTGTGTTCTATGACAATTGGGGCGTCCAATACCACTGGATATTCTCGATTCTTAGGTACATGCCTAGGAGCGATCTGTGCTATCACGGCGTGGTACGTGACTGATGGGAACGTGTTTGGACTGGCCATTCTCGGTCTGGTCATGGCAACTTGGACGTCTTATATAATCGTTGTCATGGGGAAAGGACCGATGGGTCGATTCATTATGCTCACCTACAATCTTTCTGTACTGTACGCGTACTCTTTGACGCAAAGAGAGGGTAGTGACGACCAGGACGAGGGTGGAGACTctcccatcatcaccgacaTAACGCTCCATCGAGTGGCAGCGGTTTTGTCTGGCTGCATCTGGGGCATCATCATTACGCGCGTCATTTGGCCTATTAGCGCGCGCAAGGAGCTTAAGAACGGCCTGAGTCTACTATGGCTTCGTATGAGCCTGATCTGGAAGCGCTACCCGTTGTCCCTACTGGCGAAACGGGAAAGTTCTACAGGCTTTATGACTCCAagagagaagctggagattgAGCGGTTCCTGTCCCGTCTGGAAGCTCTTCAAGCTGCAGCTCGTGCAGAATTCGAGCTGAAAGGTCCGTTTCCCGACGCTGCATACAGCAATATACTCCGCCGTACAAGGAGCATGGTGGACGCGTTCCACGCCATGAATCTAGAGATGATCAAAAATGTACCGGTTTCGGAAGGCGAACTGGCTCTGCTCAGTTATACAGCTCAGGAAAGAGAGCATTTGTCTGCTCGCATTAGCCACTTATTATCTG TCATGGCGTCTTCTATGAAACTGGAATATCCACTGATGGATGTACTTCCGAATATTGAGCATGCAAGAGATCGACTTCTTGCCCGTATATTTCACTATCGCAAGCACCCCCAGGCTTCTCAGCTGACAACAGACGAAGATTATGCCTTGCTCTATGCCTACA TTTTGGTGACAGGTCAATTGTCAACCGAGATTGTGGAAATTATGGAAGAGATTGGTAGATTATTCGGTGTGCTCAATGAGGATGTAGTCAAGTTAGTTTACTAG
- a CDS encoding TADA1 family protein: protein MQIDPAALSRTDSASTATASSKTAAPGPATTQKSTKALISVPRLDLEPIYTELKAAIGENWAEYKESTTLFLLGHLNQNELASRVDHIICADQKTEHLHNNFICAIIGNLTRDLPDHGVASWVSANDKPSIVSKPSSGDAAEARLKTEVMQLPPRDRRRIKAIPEVLPNEVEEYHLAKQIKLPSQVPASAGGLNKTNWELEIRKRYAQPLASETGEFPDAESIHARMIPICYEESVVSGAGFPCAEFMAIATETFVKEVLSVVFSRTRCNGPSGTINGMMMRKYRQQLELEELAYTRGEIVKDSATGLLPVEAREARNRKPLGVRDLRLALEIGGGVLSHMPLIVDHIMGGYFEDELETDKQEQIDEVADRADNDSRPIQFTNEMEVEDDAEMLDWEGATAVDRAQLGSLLDECLSLAS from the exons ATGCAGATCGATCCGGCAGCCTTGAGTCGGACAGACTCTGCATCAACTgcgacagcatcatccaagACCGCAGCACCTGGCCCTGCGACGACACAAAAGTCCACAAAAGCTTTGATATCAGTTCCGCGATTGGATCTCGAACCTATCTACACGGAACTAAAAGCTGCTATCGGTGAAAACTGGGCTGAGTACAAAGAATCTACGACTCTATTCCTTCTGG GACATCTCAATCAAAATGAGCTCGCGTCGCGCGTTGATCACATAATTTGCGCCGACCAGAAGACCGAACACCTTCACAACAATTTTATATGTGCGATCATAGGGAACCTCACAAGGGATCTCCCCGACCATGGCGTGGCAAGTTGGGTGTCAGCGAACGACAAGCCGTCGATCGTATCGAAACCTTCCTCTGGAGATGCCGCGGAGGCAAGGTTAAAGACAGAGGTTATGCAATTACCTCCCAGAGACCGTCGGCGAATAAAAGCTATTCCAGAGGTAT TGCCCAATGAAGTAGAAGAATATCATCTCGCAAAACAGATCAAGCTCCCTAGCCAAGTCCCAGCTAGCGCTGGGGGTTTGAATAAAACAA ATTGGGAGTTAGAGATTCGGAAACGCTACGCACAACCCTTGGCATCGGAAACTGGCGAGTTTCCAGACGCCGAATCAATACATGCGCGAATGATACCGATTTGCTATGAGGAGTCTGTAGTTAGCGGTGCAGGCTTCCCGTGCGCTGAGTTTATGGCGATTGCGACGGAGACTTTTGTCAAGGAAGTACTATCCGTGGTGTTTTCTCGTACCAGGTGCAATGGCCCCTCGGGCACAATCAATGGCATGATGATGCGCAAATATCGACAGCAACTTGAGCTAGAGGAACTAGCCTATACTCGCGGCGAGATTGTTAAAGACAGCGCGACTGGGCTTCTGCCCGTTGAGGCCAGGGAAGCTAGGAATCGGAAGCCTCTCGGGGTTCGCGATCTTCGACTAGCGCTCGAAATTGGAGGAGGAGTGCTCAGTCATATGCCTCTTATTGTCGATCATATCATGGGAGGTTATTTCGAGGATGAATTGGAGACCGACAAACAGGAACAAATTGATGAAGTTGCCGACAGAGCCGATAATGACTCGAGACCAATCCAGTTCACAAATGAAATGGAAgtggaggatgatgcagaGATGTTGGACTGGGAAGGAGCCACCGCGGTAGATCGGGCTCAGTTGGGTTCGTTACTGGATGAGTGCCTTTCTCTGGCCTCATGA